A genomic segment from Toxotes jaculatrix isolate fToxJac2 chromosome 6, fToxJac2.pri, whole genome shotgun sequence encodes:
- the cnga3a gene encoding cyclic nucleotide-gated channel cone photoreceptor subunit alpha produces MAEVCSEKSFSTRQRLSTNTPEDELAVIENGDSRAHSLCDDNSERALSSESHRDSFTGAGAMARLSYFFFMLRNWASHRMNPEAERHDSFLDRFRGPELKDVASRGSNAQSVGHNDTLHKRNLACKWPLATYNMNNCNNTDDKKEDKKEEIKKDEKKEEEKKDEKKDGDKKEEEKKDEKKDEKKDEKKDEKKDDKKDDKKDDKKKEEPPKEIWIMDPAADQYYKWLTVIAGPVFYNLMMIVTRACFNELQNSYTNLWIVLDYTSDIIYYADTFVRSRTGYLEQGLLVKDAKKLRSKYRTTSQFKYDMISMIPTDLLFLKFGFNNPEFRFNRLCKISRLFEFFERTETRTSFPNMFRISNLVLYILIIIHWNACMFFAISKTIGFGTDTWVYPNISHPEHGRLARKYIYSLYWSTLTLTTIGETPPPVRDIEYLFVIADFLTGVLIFASIVGNVGAMISNMNASRAEFQAKIDSIKQYMQFRKVTKDLEARVIKWFDYLWTEKKTCDEKEVLKNLPDKLKAEIAINVHLDTLKKVRIFQDCEAGLLIELVLKLQPQVFSPGDYICKKGDIGREMYIIKEGKLAVVADDGVTQFVVLSDGAYFGEISILGIKGSKAGNRRTANIRSVGYSDLFALSKDDLMEALTEYPEAKKALEEKGKAILMKDNLIDEAVANAGADPKDLEEKISKLQSNLDVMQTKFAQLMAQFTSSQTRMKQRITEMETKVKSIQPEDLSEVVADKDKKVQ; encoded by the exons ATGGCAGAAGTCTGCAGTGAAAAGTCCTTTTCAACCAGACAGCGGCTGTCCACCAACACACCTGAGGACGAGCTCGCGGTCATTGAAAATGGGGACAGCAG AGCTCACTCTCTTTGTGACGACAACTCTGAGAGGGCACTATCCTCAGAGTCCCACAGAGACTCCTTCACAGGTGCTGGGGCAATGGCCAG GCTCTCTTACTTCTTCTTCATGCTGCGGAACTGGGCATCTCACAGAATGAACCCTGAAGCAGAGAGGCATGACTCCTTCCTGGATCGCTTCAGAGGCCCTGAGCTCAAAGACGTTGCCAGTCGAGGGAGCAATGCCCAGTCTGTGGGTCACAACGACACACTACATAAGAGAAA TCTTGCCTGTAAGTGGCCACTGGCTACTTACAACATGAATAACTGCAACAACACAGATGA caaaaaagaggacaaaaaagagGAGAttaaaaaagatgagaaaaaggaggaggaaaaaaaagatgagaaaaaagacGGGGacaagaaggaagaggaaaagaaggacgAGAAGAAGGATGAGAAAAAGGATGAGAAGAAAGATGAGAAGAAGGATGATAAGAAGGATGATAAGAAGgatgataaaaagaaagaggagcccCC GAAAGAAATCTGGATTATGGATCCAGCTGCAGACCAATACTACAAATGGCTGACTGTCATCGCAGGCCCAGTATTTTATAACCTGATGATGATTGTAACAAG AGCCTGCTTTAATGAACTCCAGAACTCGTATACAAATCTCTGGATAGTCTTGGACTACACGTCAGACATCATCTACTACGCTGACACATTCGTCAGATCCAGAACAG GTTACTTGGAACAAGGCCTGCTGGTAAAAGACGCCAAGAAACTGAGAAGTAAATACAGAACAACATCTCAGTTCAAATACGACATGATTTCAATGATACCCACCGATCTGCTGTTTCTGAAATTTGGATTCAACAACCCAGAATTCAGATTCAACCGTCTTTGCAAAATATCGAGGCTGTTTGAGTTCTTCGAGCGGACTGAAACCAGAACCAGCTTCCCAAACATGTTTCGAATCAGCAATCTCGTACTTTATATCCTCATTATTATCCACTGGAATGCTTGCATGTTCTTTGCCATTTCAAAAACCATTGGTTTTGGAACTGACACTTGGGTGTATCCCAATATCAGCCACCCAGAACACGGCCGCTTGGCCAGAAAGTACATCTATTCCTTGTACTGGTCCACGCTGACCCTCACTACCATCGGAGAGACCCCTCCACCAGTCAGGGATATTGAATACCTCTTCGTTATTGCTGACTTCCTCACTGGTGTCCTGATTTTTGCTAGTATCGTCGGTAACGTTGGTGCCATGATCTCCAACATGAACGCCTCTCGTGCTGAGTTCCAGGCCAAGATTGACTCTATAAAGCAGTACATGCAGTTTCGAAAGGTCACCAAAGACCTGGAGGCCAGGGTCATCAAGTGGTTTGACTACCTCTGGACTGAGAAGAAGACCTGTGACGAGAAGGAAGTGTTGAAGAACCTCCCGGACAAGCTCAAGGCGGAGATTGCCATCAACGTTCATCTGGATACACTGAAAAAAGTGCGTATTTTCCAGGATTGTGAAGCCGGTCTCCTAATCGAACTGGTGCTCAAGCTGCAGCCACAGGTGTTCAGTCCTGGAGATTACATCTGTAAGAAAGGAGATATTGGCAGGGAGATGTACATCATCAAGGAAGGGAAGCTAGCTGTGGTGGCCGATGATGGGGTCACTCAGTTTGTAGTACTCAGTGATGGCGCATACTTTGGGGAAATTAGTATCTTAGGAATCAAGGGCAGTAAGGCAGGCAACAGGAGAACGGCCAACATTAGAAGCGTTGGTTACTCTGATCTCTTTGCCCTGTCCAAAGACGACTTGATGGAAGCGCTCACTGAGTATCCAGAAGCCAAGAAGGCTCTGGAGGAGAAGGGGAAAGCCATCCTGATGAAGGACAACCTGATTGACGAGGCAGTGGCAAACGCTGGTGCTGACCCCAAAGACCTGGAGGAAAAGATCAGCAAACTGCAGAGCAACCTGGATGTAATGCAGACCAAGTTTGCCCAGCTAATGGCGCAGTTCACCTCCAGCCAGACAAGGATGAAGCAGAGGATCACTGAGATGGAGACCAAAGTGAAATCCATACAACCAGAGGACCTGTCTGAGGTGGTGGCCGACAAGGACAAAAAAGTCCAGTAA